The following are from one region of the Verrucomicrobiaceae bacterium genome:
- a CDS encoding L,D-transpeptidase, giving the protein MMIRCFLLILSAITLTACQTPPPPVAPQPLLPRWKAAPELETCQGPVRVDVSLATSTAQLLAEDGTVLAEMDVSPGVEGHRTPMGRFRVTEKLPLKRSNLYGQYVKKGTQEVVVARTWEHVGPRPEGTEYLGIAMPWWMRLTADGVGMHVGGFERGKPTSHGCIRCPEDGQRLFYEKSRIGTPVHVHDGEHEAPSLLELPAEVLP; this is encoded by the coding sequence ATGATGATCCGCTGCTTTTTACTGATTCTCTCTGCCATCACTTTGACGGCATGCCAGACGCCACCTCCACCGGTGGCTCCGCAGCCGCTTTTGCCACGGTGGAAGGCTGCGCCAGAGCTGGAGACATGTCAGGGGCCTGTGCGGGTGGATGTGTCGCTGGCGACGAGCACGGCTCAGTTGTTGGCGGAGGATGGCACGGTTTTGGCAGAGATGGATGTGTCACCTGGGGTGGAGGGGCACCGGACGCCGATGGGGCGGTTTCGAGTGACGGAGAAGCTGCCGCTGAAGCGATCCAATCTTTACGGTCAGTATGTGAAGAAAGGCACGCAGGAGGTGGTGGTGGCGCGGACGTGGGAGCATGTGGGGCCTCGACCAGAGGGCACCGAGTATCTAGGGATCGCGATGCCGTGGTGGATGCGGCTCACGGCGGATGGTGTAGGGATGCATGTGGGCGGTTTTGAGCGTGGGAAACCGACGAGCCACGGCTGCATTCGCTGCCCAGAGGATGGGCAGCGGCTGTTTTATGAGAAGAGCCGCATCGGCACCCCAGTGCATGTGCATGATGGCGAGCATGAGGCTCCGTCGCTGCTGGAGCTGCCTGCTGAAGTGCTACCGTGA
- a CDS encoding ATP-binding protein — protein MHLDFVNRVKEQAELAAAARKGGLLVVFGRRRVGKSRLLRHWLAENGGLYSQAIEGPLDMQLRQVFEDIKGRLDTQLVPKSWLELLEILRLQKKPWRLCLDEFPYLTAVDPSLPSVLQRWIDQSIPKGCLLILAGSSTRMMNDLFLNRSAPLYGRAHKLLHVRPMDYAAFCQACSLRPADSGSFEKYALVGGIPKYWEFVEKGADAIALAEALYFDFAPYMEQEPQRILRDEGVIGANAVSVLEAVGRGAERPSEIATRLGTAQTNLSRLLQQLLDASVLDRELPYGESVRTTKKILYRIADPTMRFWFRVYSPHQSRWSSYAADQKQKLIHDHASTVFEDACRARFPGSGRYWEKDIELDLVAPDPEDAKGLLVAEVKWRKLTAAERRHILSQLQEKWSRTTLSQKHPKVRFVVFDASELRA, from the coding sequence ATGCATCTCGACTTCGTCAATCGCGTCAAAGAACAGGCCGAACTAGCCGCCGCAGCCCGCAAAGGTGGGCTGCTCGTCGTCTTTGGGCGTCGGCGTGTGGGCAAGAGCCGACTGCTGCGCCACTGGCTCGCTGAAAACGGCGGGCTCTACAGCCAAGCCATCGAGGGACCGCTAGATATGCAGTTGCGCCAAGTTTTTGAAGACATCAAAGGCCGGCTCGACACCCAACTCGTGCCAAAAAGCTGGCTGGAGCTGCTCGAAATCCTGCGCCTGCAAAAGAAGCCTTGGCGGCTCTGTCTGGATGAGTTCCCCTACCTCACCGCCGTCGATCCCTCACTGCCCAGCGTGCTCCAGCGCTGGATCGATCAGTCCATCCCCAAAGGCTGCCTGCTCATTCTCGCCGGATCGAGCACACGGATGATGAACGACCTCTTTTTAAACCGCTCCGCTCCGCTCTATGGTCGTGCCCACAAGCTCCTGCATGTGCGGCCCATGGATTATGCCGCGTTTTGCCAGGCCTGCTCGCTCAGGCCCGCAGATAGCGGCTCCTTTGAAAAATACGCACTCGTCGGCGGCATCCCGAAGTACTGGGAATTCGTCGAAAAAGGCGCGGACGCCATCGCTTTGGCCGAGGCGCTGTACTTCGACTTCGCTCCCTACATGGAGCAGGAGCCGCAGCGCATCCTGCGTGATGAAGGCGTGATCGGAGCCAATGCCGTTTCGGTCTTGGAAGCCGTCGGACGCGGCGCAGAGCGGCCCTCTGAGATCGCCACCCGGCTCGGCACCGCACAGACGAATCTCTCCCGCCTGCTCCAGCAGCTCCTCGATGCCTCTGTGCTCGACCGCGAGCTGCCGTATGGCGAAAGCGTGCGCACCACCAAAAAAATCCTCTACCGCATCGCAGATCCGACCATGCGCTTTTGGTTCCGCGTCTATTCACCGCACCAGAGCCGCTGGAGCAGCTACGCAGCCGATCAAAAGCAAAAACTCATCCACGATCACGCCTCCACCGTCTTTGAAGATGCCTGCCGCGCCCGTTTTCCTGGCTCAGGCCGCTATTGGGAAAAAGACATCGAGCTCGACCTCGTCGCGCCCGATCCCGAAGACGCCAAAGGCCTCCTCGTTGCAGAAGTGAAATGGCGCAAACTCACCGCCGCCGAGCGTCGCCACATTCTCAGCCAGCTCCAAGAAAAATGGTCCCGCACCACCCTCAGCCAAAAGCACCCCAAGGTTCGCTTCGTGGTCTTCGACGCCAGCGAACTGCGGGCTTAG
- a CDS encoding beta-lactamase family protein translates to MKRLLFAIASFFLCSPLFAQKPLTLAAAAEKAAKDLPRGCIVTGEWRDGKAVYAIAGPDKPAGVAAEKVVFEIGSISKTFTGILLAQAVLEKKLTFETTLKQALDLKQTFIDEKVAAITLAQLTTHTSGLPRMPDNADFTGTDPYVSYDTKKLREWLATVKLEKAAPHELSYSNVGIAVLGHVIERALGDSWENLVRDRICQPLGMHDTTPKPNAEQQKRLAPPFDSKAVAHAWNFQAFAPAGALRSTAADMMLYARALAAPDKSPLKEAIALATKPLAEGIGCCFFLDGATISHGGGTGGYRTHFEASPKNGLARLILINNAAVDDSSVMREITRQNFVAVAGSKLTESELAPYLGVFDLGKEAKFTFILRDGGLWGKLTGQPILPFTHEKDDSFFHRGVAARLIFKRDAAKAITAVVLDQNGFKQTAQRSSSESPAYLFRPAKELEEMPALTTCCRPSKSSPSSYDAARSSSNSPASPPCPFSRQKRTTSNTTSSPPPSNSSAMPRLAKSYASTCIKMASNCPLCGKRRLHDVSQTLCSTYIMFAKMHLAA, encoded by the coding sequence ATGAAGCGCCTCCTCTTTGCCATCGCGTCGTTTTTTCTGTGCAGCCCGCTTTTTGCTCAAAAACCGCTCACCTTGGCCGCTGCGGCAGAAAAAGCCGCCAAAGACCTCCCGCGTGGCTGCATCGTCACGGGCGAGTGGCGTGATGGAAAGGCCGTCTATGCCATCGCGGGCCCAGACAAGCCTGCTGGCGTGGCGGCGGAGAAAGTCGTCTTCGAGATCGGCTCCATCAGCAAAACCTTCACCGGCATCCTGCTCGCCCAGGCCGTGCTGGAAAAGAAGCTCACCTTTGAAACCACGCTCAAACAAGCACTCGATCTCAAACAGACCTTCATCGACGAAAAAGTCGCCGCCATCACGCTCGCACAGCTTACCACGCACACCAGTGGCCTACCACGCATGCCGGACAATGCCGACTTCACCGGCACCGATCCCTATGTGAGCTACGATACGAAAAAACTACGCGAATGGCTCGCCACCGTGAAGCTAGAAAAAGCCGCCCCCCATGAGCTGAGCTACTCCAATGTCGGAATCGCCGTCCTCGGCCATGTGATCGAGCGTGCGCTCGGTGACTCGTGGGAAAACCTCGTGCGGGATCGCATCTGTCAGCCGCTCGGCATGCACGACACCACGCCCAAGCCGAACGCGGAACAGCAAAAGCGTCTCGCTCCGCCTTTTGATAGCAAGGCTGTGGCGCACGCGTGGAATTTTCAGGCCTTCGCCCCCGCTGGTGCCCTACGCAGCACCGCTGCCGACATGATGCTCTACGCCCGCGCTTTGGCCGCGCCTGACAAATCACCGCTCAAAGAAGCCATCGCCCTCGCCACCAAACCACTCGCCGAAGGCATCGGTTGCTGCTTTTTCCTCGATGGAGCGACCATCTCCCACGGCGGCGGCACCGGTGGCTACCGCACACATTTCGAAGCCTCGCCGAAAAACGGCCTCGCACGTCTCATCCTCATCAACAACGCCGCCGTGGATGACTCCAGCGTGATGCGTGAGATCACACGCCAGAACTTTGTCGCTGTCGCAGGCAGCAAATTGACCGAGTCCGAGCTCGCACCCTATCTCGGCGTTTTTGATCTCGGCAAAGAAGCCAAATTCACCTTCATCCTCCGCGATGGTGGTCTGTGGGGAAAACTGACCGGTCAGCCCATTTTGCCCTTCACACATGAAAAGGACGATTCCTTCTTCCACCGCGGTGTAGCAGCTCGTTTGATCTTCAAGCGTGACGCGGCAAAAGCCATCACCGCCGTCGTTCTCGATCAAAACGGCTTCAAACAAACCGCCCAGCGTAGCAGTAGCGAATCCCCCGCCTACCTCTTCCGCCCTGCTAAGGAGCTCGAAGAGATGCCGGCACTTACGACCTGCTGCCGCCCTTCAAAGTCTTCACCATCGAGCTACGACGCGGCACGCTCTTCGTCCAACTCACCGGCCAGTCCTCCATGCCCGTTTTCGAGACAAAAAAGGACCACTTCGAATACGACGTCGTCCCCGCCGCCATCGAATTCGAGCGCGATGCCACGACTGGCCAAATCCTACGCCTCCACCTGCATCAAAATGGCCTCAAACTGCCCGCTCTGCGGCAAAAGAAGGCTCCATGATGTTTCTCAAACATTATGCTCAACATACATAATGTTTGCCAAGATGCATCTAGCCGCATAA
- a CDS encoding VOC family protein, with amino-acid sequence MTPKRNPVGWFEIYVSDMARARSFYETVLNIQMQPLPNPEGMDGGFEMLMFPSDMENQAPGCGGTLCRMEGFTPGAGGTLIYFSCADCGVEASRVAAAGGQVFREKFSIAPYGCIALIIDTEGNMIGLHSMN; translated from the coding sequence ATGACCCCCAAACGCAATCCCGTCGGCTGGTTCGAAATCTATGTTTCCGACATGGCCCGTGCCAGATCCTTCTACGAAACCGTACTCAACATCCAAATGCAGCCTCTACCGAATCCCGAAGGCATGGACGGCGGTTTTGAGATGCTGATGTTCCCCTCCGACATGGAAAACCAAGCTCCCGGCTGTGGTGGCACGCTTTGCAGGATGGAAGGCTTCACACCCGGAGCTGGCGGCACTTTGATCTACTTCTCGTGCGCGGACTGCGGCGTGGAGGCATCCCGTGTCGCAGCCGCTGGAGGCCAAGTGTTTCGTGAAAAGTTCTCCATCGCCCCCTATGGCTGCATCGCCCTCATCATCGACACCGAAGGCAACATGATCGGCCTGCATTCGATGAATTGA
- a CDS encoding AGE family epimerase/isomerase, which yields MSLDLTHPAQRAAYAATYRDTLLHDVMPFWLRHGMDREFDGVITSLDRDGSVLDTDKSIWFQGRAGWMFATLFNTVEKKAEWLAAAGSCMAFLDAHGYATDGKLFFTVTREGRPLRMRRYVYSEAFAAIAHAAYAKATGDESYAEKARRDFATYLKHSFEPGMMQPKFNTETRPMMGIGALMIGIATAQELRVNLGDAKISGHTCSEWVDRFILEIERHFYKPELGALMEVVAPDGSVIDHFDGRTLNPGHALECAWFILHEGRWRGEKSYTRLGLAILDCMWERGWDAEHGGLFYFRDVFGKPVQEYWHDMKFWWPHNEAIIATLLAWTVSGDAKYAKWHRLVHEWSFTHFPDAEHGEWFGYLHRDGTPSVKLKGNMWKGPFHLPRMLWYCSAVLGSQFPVVS from the coding sequence ATGTCCCTCGATTTGACCCATCCGGCGCAGCGGGCTGCTTATGCGGCGACGTATCGCGATACGCTTCTCCATGATGTGATGCCGTTTTGGCTGCGGCATGGGATGGATCGTGAGTTTGATGGGGTGATCACGTCGCTGGATCGCGATGGGAGTGTGCTGGATACGGATAAGAGCATTTGGTTCCAAGGACGAGCGGGGTGGATGTTTGCGACGCTGTTCAATACGGTGGAGAAGAAGGCGGAGTGGCTGGCTGCGGCGGGCTCGTGCATGGCTTTCCTGGATGCGCATGGCTATGCGACGGACGGGAAGCTGTTTTTCACGGTGACGCGGGAGGGGCGGCCGCTGCGGATGCGGCGCTATGTTTATAGTGAGGCCTTTGCGGCGATCGCGCATGCGGCGTATGCGAAGGCGACTGGAGATGAAAGCTATGCGGAGAAGGCGCGGCGGGATTTTGCGACATATCTGAAGCACAGCTTCGAGCCTGGGATGATGCAGCCGAAGTTCAATACGGAGACGCGGCCGATGATGGGGATCGGGGCACTCATGATCGGGATCGCGACGGCGCAGGAGCTGCGGGTGAATCTGGGGGATGCGAAGATCAGTGGTCACACCTGCTCGGAGTGGGTGGACCGCTTCATTCTGGAGATCGAGCGGCATTTTTATAAGCCAGAGCTTGGGGCGCTGATGGAGGTGGTGGCACCGGATGGGAGCGTGATCGATCACTTTGATGGTCGCACGCTGAATCCGGGGCATGCGCTGGAGTGCGCGTGGTTCATCCTACATGAGGGGCGGTGGCGAGGGGAGAAGAGCTACACGCGGCTGGGGCTGGCGATCCTGGACTGCATGTGGGAGCGCGGCTGGGATGCGGAGCATGGCGGTCTGTTTTACTTCCGCGATGTGTTTGGGAAGCCAGTGCAGGAGTACTGGCATGATATGAAGTTCTGGTGGCCGCATAATGAAGCGATCATCGCGACGCTGCTGGCATGGACGGTGAGTGGCGATGCGAAGTATGCGAAATGGCACCGGCTGGTGCATGAGTGGAGTTTCACACATTTCCCAGACGCGGAGCATGGTGAGTGGTTCGGTTATTTGCACCGGGATGGGACGCCATCGGTGAAGCTGAAGGGGAATATGTGGAAGGGGCCGTTTCACCTGCCGCGCATGCTCTGGTATTGTTCTGCGGTTCTCGGCTCGCAGTTCCCGGTTGTAAGTTGA
- a CDS encoding SWIM zinc finger family protein — protein sequence MWWSYQSAASSKARVQREIEKLKKKGQRFEPLEAPAGKKSLCSTFWGQAWCRNLESYQQYENRLPRGRSYLRQGSVYNLEIESGKLGAVVAGSELYETTVYVQPLRPGQWKETVKRCEGQVGSMLDLLAGKLGDGVMQVLSDPEHGLFPKPREIRFDCSCPDYADMCKHVSAVLYGVGVLLDAQPELLFKLRGVDGADLLSQAKDAAVSGVVDGGGELAGADLSALFGIEMGDVAIVPEAEPEPQPTPKAKKSTKSTVAKKAAKRATAAPKATKPRQVTKRTKQAAG from the coding sequence ATGTGGTGGTCTTACCAAAGCGCAGCGTCTTCAAAAGCACGCGTCCAACGCGAAATCGAGAAGCTGAAGAAGAAAGGGCAGCGATTTGAGCCGCTGGAGGCTCCTGCGGGCAAAAAAAGCCTCTGCAGTACTTTTTGGGGCCAGGCTTGGTGCCGGAATCTGGAGTCGTATCAGCAGTATGAGAATCGGCTGCCGCGTGGGCGTAGTTATTTGCGCCAAGGGAGTGTGTACAATCTTGAAATCGAGTCTGGGAAGCTAGGCGCGGTGGTGGCGGGCTCTGAGCTGTATGAGACGACGGTGTATGTGCAGCCACTACGGCCTGGGCAGTGGAAGGAGACCGTGAAGAGGTGCGAAGGGCAAGTGGGCTCGATGCTGGATCTGCTAGCGGGCAAGCTAGGTGATGGTGTGATGCAGGTGCTCAGTGATCCAGAGCATGGGCTATTCCCGAAACCGCGTGAGATCCGCTTTGATTGCTCCTGCCCGGACTATGCGGACATGTGCAAGCATGTCTCTGCCGTGCTGTATGGCGTGGGCGTGCTGCTGGATGCGCAGCCGGAGCTGCTCTTTAAGCTGCGTGGCGTGGATGGCGCAGATTTGCTCTCGCAGGCGAAGGACGCGGCTGTCTCTGGCGTGGTGGATGGTGGCGGTGAGTTGGCCGGGGCGGATCTGAGTGCGCTTTTTGGCATCGAGATGGGAGATGTGGCAATCGTGCCTGAGGCCGAGCCTGAGCCCCAACCGACTCCGAAGGCTAAAAAGAGCACGAAGAGCACGGTGGCTAAAAAAGCAGCCAAGAGGGCCACTGCGGCTCCCAAAGCCACCAAACCACGCCAAGTCACAAAACGGACCAAACAGGCCGCTGGCTGA
- a CDS encoding Gfo/Idh/MocA family oxidoreductase, with the protein MLHRVPHFSRRRFLASSAAALGFPSIVPSSVFGKPGRPAPSERITVGAIGWGTIAGDWTPSFLTNGKCQVIAVADPMKEYGHYGYDGKETGGREAGRKIIDESYSKAEHKPVKGCTAYADFREMMEKEDLDAVQVSTPDHWHAYMAVYAARKGKHIYGQKPLALNIAEGRLMSDEVAKAGVTWQTGSQQRSDLYFRLACEQVRNGRIGKLQRVLVGLPGGHKNWNGMADQINTAPVPADFDYEMWLGPAEQMDYRPALLPLNWRHNFNFSGGMITDFGAHHIDIAQWGMGSDLSGPTELKNVSGKLDLNALYNTATEFSFECVYENGLVMHVASPEHQIMQAAAAQHAKTPGAKPFDHIGVCFMGEDGKWIHVNRGKISSSDPEILRDKAKDGEIHLYESKDHTDNFLSCIYDGKPTATPIEVSHRSISISHLANIALRSGSTSLKWDPKTETIADNAAASKLLSKEWRKPWTL; encoded by the coding sequence ATGCTCCACAGAGTCCCCCATTTCTCACGCCGTCGTTTTCTCGCCTCCAGCGCAGCCGCACTGGGATTCCCGTCCATCGTTCCGTCCTCGGTCTTCGGTAAGCCGGGTCGTCCGGCCCCTTCGGAGCGGATCACGGTCGGAGCAATCGGCTGGGGCACTATCGCGGGTGATTGGACGCCATCGTTCCTCACCAATGGCAAATGCCAGGTCATCGCGGTGGCAGATCCGATGAAGGAATACGGCCACTACGGCTACGACGGCAAAGAAACCGGGGGACGTGAGGCTGGGCGCAAAATCATCGACGAATCCTACTCCAAAGCCGAGCACAAGCCGGTGAAGGGCTGCACGGCGTATGCGGACTTCCGTGAGATGATGGAAAAAGAGGACCTGGATGCGGTGCAGGTCTCCACGCCGGACCATTGGCATGCGTACATGGCTGTCTATGCCGCACGGAAGGGCAAGCACATCTACGGGCAGAAGCCGCTGGCACTGAACATCGCCGAAGGACGCCTCATGAGTGATGAAGTGGCGAAAGCAGGCGTGACTTGGCAAACCGGCAGCCAGCAGCGCAGCGATCTGTATTTCCGCCTCGCCTGTGAGCAGGTGCGCAATGGCCGTATCGGCAAGCTCCAGCGTGTGCTCGTAGGCCTGCCTGGTGGGCACAAGAACTGGAACGGCATGGCTGATCAGATCAATACGGCCCCTGTACCAGCAGACTTCGATTACGAGATGTGGCTAGGCCCTGCGGAGCAGATGGATTACCGTCCGGCGCTGCTGCCTCTGAACTGGCGTCACAATTTTAATTTCTCCGGCGGGATGATCACCGACTTCGGCGCACACCACATCGACATCGCGCAGTGGGGCATGGGCTCGGACCTGAGTGGCCCTACCGAGCTCAAAAACGTGAGTGGGAAGCTGGACCTGAATGCTCTGTATAACACGGCCACGGAGTTCAGCTTTGAGTGCGTGTATGAAAATGGACTCGTCATGCATGTAGCCAGCCCCGAGCACCAGATCATGCAGGCCGCAGCGGCCCAGCATGCGAAAACACCCGGCGCGAAGCCCTTTGACCACATCGGCGTCTGCTTCATGGGCGAAGACGGAAAATGGATCCATGTCAATCGGGGCAAGATCAGCTCCAGCGACCCCGAAATCCTCCGCGACAAGGCGAAGGATGGCGAAATCCATCTCTACGAGAGCAAAGACCACACGGACAACTTCCTCAGCTGCATCTACGACGGCAAACCCACCGCCACTCCCATCGAAGTCAGCCACCGCAGCATCAGTATCTCACATCTGGCCAATATCGCGCTGCGTAGCGGTAGCACGTCGCTGAAGTGGGACCCGAAGACGGAAACCATCGCGGATAATGCGGCAGCATCCAAGCTGCTCTCCAAAGAATGGCGCAAACCCTGGACACTGTGA
- the rlmN gene encoding 23S rRNA (adenine(2503)-C(2))-methyltransferase RlmN produces the protein MIPATAPQALLGMKPEEIATVFAEMGKPAFRAKQLVEWIYAKRAASFDEMTNLPKAAREALAARFTTRTMHIATVTGSADTTRKFLLRLHDGRFVETVLIPANPALYGGKSDRRTLCVSSQVGCAYDCKFCASGLAGFTRNLSAAEIVEQIVQVEAHAGERVDNLVFMGMGEPLANYSNVTKAIEILNAEWGVGIGARHMTVSTSGLAPQIEKLADFPLQIRLAISLHGATDAVREQIMPVNRKYPLSELFAALEYWNERRKQFLTFEFILIQDINDSPEQARALAKRARQVNAKVNLIPYNTVDGLPWERPSEQRQDAFLSILTAAGVTATLRREKGHDIAAACGQLRLKQETQLGIIESPIPAKRITIGGEPALAASDIATAA, from the coding sequence ATGATCCCCGCCACTGCCCCACAAGCCCTCCTCGGCATGAAACCTGAGGAAATCGCGACCGTGTTCGCAGAGATGGGAAAACCAGCTTTCCGAGCAAAACAGCTCGTCGAATGGATTTATGCCAAAAGAGCCGCTTCCTTTGATGAAATGACGAATTTGCCAAAAGCGGCCCGTGAGGCCCTGGCGGCTCGATTTACCACCCGCACGATGCATATCGCCACTGTCACGGGCTCGGCCGACACGACGCGTAAATTCTTGCTGCGGCTGCATGATGGGCGCTTTGTCGAGACCGTGCTCATCCCGGCGAATCCTGCGCTCTACGGTGGCAAATCAGATCGCCGCACGCTCTGCGTCTCCAGCCAAGTGGGCTGTGCTTATGACTGCAAATTCTGCGCCAGTGGACTCGCGGGCTTTACGCGGAATCTCTCGGCGGCAGAGATCGTGGAGCAAATCGTGCAAGTCGAAGCCCACGCGGGCGAGCGAGTGGATAACCTTGTTTTTATGGGCATGGGGGAGCCGCTGGCGAATTACTCGAATGTAACCAAAGCGATCGAAATCCTCAATGCGGAATGGGGAGTCGGCATCGGGGCACGCCACATGACGGTCAGCACGAGCGGTTTGGCCCCGCAGATCGAAAAATTAGCCGATTTTCCGCTTCAAATACGCCTCGCTATCTCACTCCATGGCGCCACGGATGCCGTGCGTGAGCAGATCATGCCTGTGAATCGCAAATACCCGCTCTCCGAGCTTTTTGCGGCGCTGGAGTACTGGAATGAACGAAGGAAGCAGTTCCTGACCTTTGAGTTCATCCTCATCCAGGACATCAATGACAGTCCTGAGCAAGCCCGAGCCCTGGCAAAGCGTGCCCGCCAAGTAAACGCCAAGGTCAATCTCATCCCCTACAACACCGTGGATGGCCTGCCGTGGGAGCGCCCCTCCGAGCAGCGCCAGGATGCCTTTTTGAGCATCCTCACGGCCGCAGGAGTCACCGCCACGCTGCGGCGGGAAAAGGGCCATGACATCGCCGCCGCCTGCGGCCAGCTCCGGCTCAAGCAAGAGACCCAGCTCGGCATTATCGAATCCCCCATCCCTGCAAAGCGCATCACCATCGGAGGTGAGCCAGCACTAGCCGCATCCGACATCGCAACCGCAGCTTGA
- a CDS encoding AraC family transcriptional regulator, translating into MASSTQGTKFIENLYATPADWQRDLFYSVARAGHLRAGTDHRIERETYPGHELILCLSGSGWLRVAGKKHDVAPGQLIWVNCHHPHAYGALSSDPWELYWMRIEGRPLDRISELLQIRSQPVFENVTVHSLTAEFERVFRWMIGSRPGDAAMASAAVAAVIGLLFDARLSEPGILQPELPLAVQRAVERMRLYFHEPMRVVELAQLSGMSESHFSRQFKAAMGTSTIDWLRRERIHQAKHRLIESDDPVKEIARQVGYHDQFFFSKDFKKMTKLTPTQFREQERQS; encoded by the coding sequence ATGGCATCCTCAACCCAGGGAACCAAATTCATCGAGAATTTATACGCCACTCCAGCAGATTGGCAGCGCGATTTGTTTTATTCCGTCGCTCGTGCCGGACATTTGCGAGCTGGCACCGACCATCGCATCGAGCGAGAGACCTATCCTGGCCATGAGCTGATTCTTTGCCTCTCTGGGAGCGGCTGGCTGCGAGTGGCTGGAAAAAAACACGACGTCGCTCCTGGACAACTCATTTGGGTAAACTGCCATCACCCACATGCCTACGGAGCCTTGTCGAGTGATCCCTGGGAACTCTATTGGATGCGTATAGAGGGCCGCCCTCTTGATCGCATCTCGGAATTACTACAAATCCGCAGCCAGCCGGTCTTTGAAAACGTCACTGTGCATTCCCTCACGGCAGAGTTTGAGCGTGTCTTCCGCTGGATGATCGGCTCACGCCCTGGAGATGCGGCGATGGCTAGCGCCGCAGTAGCAGCCGTCATCGGTCTACTCTTTGACGCTCGGTTATCTGAGCCAGGCATCCTCCAACCAGAGCTACCGCTGGCAGTTCAGCGAGCCGTGGAGCGTATGCGCCTCTACTTTCATGAACCCATGCGTGTGGTGGAGCTGGCGCAGCTCTCTGGCATGAGTGAGAGCCACTTCAGCCGCCAATTCAAGGCTGCGATGGGCACTAGCACCATCGACTGGCTACGGCGAGAGCGTATTCATCAGGCGAAGCACCGACTCATTGAGAGCGATGACCCTGTGAAGGAAATCGCCCGGCAAGTCGGCTATCACGATCAGTTTTTCTTTTCCAAAGACTTCAAAAAGATGACCAAGCTCACTCCGACACAGTTTCGCGAGCAAGAGCGGCAGAGTTGA